The Bradysia coprophila strain Holo2 chromosome II, BU_Bcop_v1, whole genome shotgun sequence genome has a segment encoding these proteins:
- the LOC119066768 gene encoding epidermal growth factor receptor kinase substrate 8-like isoform X1, producing the protein MTTVLMKIRYRLVMLTYNPIYNAEMAYHRPAEGNYSEDEFESRVGSDLDSKPTYLLEHLATFTVNKDSGIVYPADGMNRLLQLEKTTGIWSQKMQLCLDRQWILIVDYETGKVIERFPATLIQEPTAFTSDAPLDMYNNVLVFIVGGGSGARSEMHIFQCQSISAVQIVEDLKMLRSGKLVSQHREPNTAVTKKPSNTESYHQYTQDSDFETNAPLNDETSSTSSDRYEKDVFVLNHCFDDIEKFIARLQHTAAAARELERRIYNRKSKKRDPGEGLLTLRTRPPHEKEFMDIFSKFKLSFNLLAKLKAHIHDPNAPELVHFLFTPLALIVDASHDTEYDVKIPERVIDPLLTREAINLLINCVTSKETELWRSLGEAWTVPRDQWKGHVGAYHPVFFDGWSPDFSMVDESDGIRIITPPKLTRHAEPPQFSTEYEYDPKYNPPASPGFRDFSVRSDISNDSIERTNATHDQSSTLGWLEDIQSRHGKIAQVTYPRTANNDKELSVVRGEFIEILDDTRKWWKVRNILGQIGHVPHTIVTLYDYNDQHAVLYNSNKAGNYGRSRSSSKIHS; encoded by the exons ATGACGACCGTTCTAATGAAAATAAGATATCGTTTGGTGATGTTAACAT ACAATCCAATATACAACGCAGAAATGGCCTATCATCGACCTGCCGAAGGAAATTACTCCGAAGATGAGTTTGAATCTCGCGTTGGCAGTGATCTGGACAGTAAACCAACCTATTTGCTGGAACATTTGGCCACATTCACGGTGAACAAAGATTCGGGCATCGTTTATCCGGCTGATGGAATGAATCGGCTGTTACAATTGGAAAAGACAACGGGTATTTGGTCGCAGAAAATGCAACTGTGTTTGGACCGGCAATGGATACTGATAGTTGACTATGAAACGGGG AAAGTTATCGAAAGATTTCCGGCTACACTAATCCAAGAACCTACTGCCTTCACCAGCGACGCACCTCTAGACATGTACAACAATGTGCTGGTTTTCATTGTTGGAGGTGGATCTGGTGCCCGATCTGAAATGCACATTTTTCAA TGCCAAAGTATATCAGCCGTGCAAATCGTAGAAGATCTGAAAATGTTACGAAGTGGAAAACTGGTTAGCCAACATCGTGAGCCAAACACTGCTGTTACCAAGAAACCGTCCAACACCGAATCATATCACCAATATACTCAGGACAGTGATTTCGAGACGAATGCTCCATTGAACGACGAGACCAGTTCCACGTCTAGCGACCGTTACGAAAAAGATGTCTTTGTTCTAAATCATTGCTTTGACGACATCGAAAAGTTTATCGCTCGACTGCAACACACGGCTGCAGCTGCTCGCGAATTGGAACGACGCATTTACAATCGAAAGTCAAAAAAACGAGATCCTGGCGAAGGATTGCTAACGTTGCGAACGAGACCGCCGCACGAGAAGGAATTCATGGACATTTTCTCCAAATTCAAATTGTCGTTCAATTTGCTGGCCAAGCTTAAAGCTCACATCCACGACCCGAATGCACCCGAATTGGTTCATTTTCTGTTCACGCCACTCGCACTGATCGTTGATGCATCACATGATACCGAATACGATGTGAAGATACCGGAACGGGTGATCGATCCATTGCTGACACGAGAGGCTATAAATCTATTGATAAACTGTGTGACCAGCAAGGAAACCGAATTATGGAGATCGTTAGGCGAGGCTTGGACAGTTCCTAGGGACCAATGGAAAGGACATGTTGGCGCTTATCATCCGGTGTTTTTTGACGGTTGGTCACCGGACTTTTCAATGGTTGACGAATCAGATGGGATTCGGATAATTACACCGCCAAAGTTGACGCGACACGCTGAACCGCCACAATTTTCGACCGAATACGAATACGACCCCAAATACAATCCGCCGGCAAGTCCGGGCTTTCGGGATTTTAGTGTACGCAGTGACATTTCCAATGATTCGATTGAAAGAACGAATGCAACGCATGATCAATCGTCGACACTCGGATGGTTGGAAGACATTCAATCACGGCATGGAAAAATCGCTCAAGTCACTTATCCTCGGACGGCTAACAATGACAAAGAGTTGTCCGTTGTTCGTGGGGAATTTATTGAG ATTCTTGATGATACGCGAAAGTGGTGGAAGGTGCGAAATATACTAGGCCAAATCGGTCATGTGCCTCATACGATAGTTACGCTGTACGACTATAACGACCAGCATGCTGTCCTGTACAATTCTAATAAAGCTGGTAATTATGGACGCAGTCGATCCAGCAGCAAAATCCACAGTTAG
- the LOC119067101 gene encoding partitioning defective 6 homolog gamma, which translates to MSKTKIIHPRIDNETIEIKSKFDAEFRRWSMKRSETRVFDDFHKQVEKLHQMKNLQFLISYIDPRDNDLLPINNDDNFIRAISTAKPILRLIIQRKGDSLEEMTGYGTMKPRNIISSILGQTPVKSKSLAISNPHDFRQVSAIIDVDIVPETCRRVKLIKHGSEKPLGFYIRDGTSFRVTANGLEKQPGIFISRLVPGGLAESTGLLAVNDEVMEVNGIEVAGKTLDQVTDMMVANSSNLIITVKPANQRTLATPRRGSFSRNSQVSSGSQQSQHTNNTNTSDEIDQDDQDEVVDLTGTLDDNSLINKKDGVLHL; encoded by the exons atgtcgaaaaccAAAATCATTCATCCCCGAATTGATAATGAAACAATCGAGATCAAATCAAAG TTCGACGCTGAATTCCGCCGCTGGTCAATGAAACGTTCCGAAACCCGTGTGTTTgacgattttcataaacaagtggaaaaattgcatcaaatgaaaaatctacAATTTCTCATATCGTACATCGATCCGCGGGACAATGATCTGCTTCCGATTAACAACGATGACAATTTCATCAGGGCTATTTCAACAGCAAAACCGATTCTAAGACTTATTATCCAAAGGAAAG GTGACAGTCTGGAAGAAATGACCGGATATGGAACGATGAAACCACGGAATATTATCAGCAGTATTTTAGGTCAAACGCCAGTAAAATCGAAGTCCTTAGCAATATCGAATCCGCAcgattttcgtcaagtttCAGCCATTATCGACGTTGACATTGTACCAGAAACGTGCCGTCGAGTTAAACTTATCAAACATGGCAGCGAAAAGCCACTCGGATTTTATATACG TGATGGTACGTCCTTTCGTGTAACGGCAAATGGACTGGAGAAACAACCAGGAATATTTATTTCACGTCTCGTGCCTGGTGGTTTGGCTGAAAGTACAGGTCTATTAGCAGTTAATGACGAAGTTATGGAAGTGAATGGAATTGAAGTAGCCGGCAAAACGCTTGACCAG GTGACCGATATGATGGTAGCAAATAGTTCCAATTTGATAATCACCGTTAAGCCGGCTAATCAACGAACATTGGCCACACCGCGACGAGGATCGTTTTCGCGGAACAGCCAGGTATCGAGTGGTTCGCAGCAATCACAACACACCAACAATACAAACACTTCCGATGAAATCGATCAGGATGATCAAGACGAAGTGGTCGATCTAACAGGTACATTGGACGATAATAGTTTGATAAACAAGAAGGACGGTGTATTGCATTTGTGA
- the LOC119066868 gene encoding N-acetylglucosamine-6-sulfatase-like has protein sequence MNVLSVCGLFTLVLYLDQASSADSNFIVILTDDQDIVLNGLNPMENVRKLLANRGALFTNAFTSSPICCPSRASILSGQYAHNHETKNNSRIGGCYGSHWQEKIEPTALPVHLQRNGYETFYAGKYLNEYFSETIPPGWSQWYGLHGNSAYFNYTLNENGVMKKYDNDYLTDVLNTKALEFLSNAKKPFFAMIAPPAPHMPCEAAERHSHSFENIKALRTPNFNIPSGVLDKHWLLRMPPATLNNETIEWLDTIYRKRWQSLLAVDDMVANIIHTLEEKHLYDDTYIIYTSDNGYHVGQFGQAIDKRQPYETDIRVPFVISGPKIPPKIVYDYPVALIDIFPSVLTRAGIPLPDFVDGQSFFATNENDETVLTNDYGNRQILIEYWGEGDSTTYSPECKWHKGDRLSQCSIEAECHCQDAWNNTYSCIRQTFVQKEEHKIFCEFQDRENFVEAYDLSVDPYEMTNIAFDMLPSEHALLSLALEKLAKCKGDSCRQIY, from the exons ATGAACGTGTTAAGTGTCTGTGGTTTGTTTACATTAGTCCTTTATCTGGACCAGGCATCATCGGCTGATTcgaattttattgttattttaacGGACGATCAAGATATTGTGCTGAATGGGTTGAATCCCATGGAAAATGTTAGGAAATTGTTGGCCAATAGGGGAGCACTGTTCACAAATGCG TTCACATCATCTCCAATCTGTTGTCCATCTCGTGCTTCGATACTCAGCGGACAATATGCGCACAATCATGAAACTAAAAACAATTCCCGCATTGGTGGATGCTACGGTAGTCATTGGCAGGAGAAGATTGAACCGACGGCTCTGCCAGTGCACTTACAGAGGAATGGCTACGAAACGTTTTACGCTGGAAAGTATTTGAATGAG TATTTTTCCGAAACAATTCCACCCGGCTGGTCTCAATGGTATGGACTGCACGGCAATTCGGCATACTTTAATTACACGCTCAACGAAAATGGTGTAATGAAGAAGTATGACAATGACTATTTAACCGACGTATTG AATACGAAAGCCTTGGAATTTTTGTCCAACGCTAAGAAACCATTTTTCGCTATGATTGCTCCTCCCGCACCACATATGCCCTGTGAAGCAGCAGAACGGCATTCACATtcgtttgaaaatataaaagccTTGCGGACACCGAATTTTAACATTCCATCTGGAGTGCTAG ACAAACATTGGTTATTGAGAATGCCTCCAGCGACACTCAACAACGAAACTATAGAATGGCTCGATACTATTTATCGAAAGCGTTGGCAGTCATTGCTTGCCGTTGATGATATGGTTGCTAACATTATTCACACTCTGGAGGAGAAACATTTGTACGATGACACGTACATCATCTACACGTCCGATAATGGTTATCATGTGGGTCAATTCGGTCAGGCAATCGATAAGCGCCAACCGTATGAAACGGACATTCGTGTACCGTTTGTCATTAGTGGTCCTAAGATACCGCCGAAAATAGTTTACGACTATCCGGTCGCTTTGATCGACATATTTCCGTCTGTATTGACTAGGGCAG GTATACCATTGCCGGACTTTGTTGATGGTCAATCATTTTTCGCCACCAACGAGAACGACGAAACTGTTCTGACTAATGATTATGGTAACCGACagattttgattgaatattgGGGAGAAGGTGATTCGACTACATACAGTCCGGAATGTAAATGGCACAAGGGCGACAGATTATCT CAATGCTCAATCGAAGCAGAGTGCCACTGCCAAGACGCCTGGAATAATACGTATTCGTGCATACGACAAACGTTTGTCCAAAAGGAGGAACACAAAATCTTCTGCGAATTTCAAGATCGAGAG AACTTTGTCGAAGCGTACGATCTGTCTGTGGATCCGTACGAAATGACGAACATTGCTTTCGATATGTTGCCTTCGGAACATGCGCTACTAAGCTTGGCATTGGAGAAGTTGGCGAAATGTAAGGGTGACTCTTGTCGACAGATCTACTAA
- the LOC119066768 gene encoding epidermal growth factor receptor kinase substrate 8-like isoform X2, whose amino-acid sequence MAYHRPAEGNYSEDEFESRVGSDLDSKPTYLLEHLATFTVNKDSGIVYPADGMNRLLQLEKTTGIWSQKMQLCLDRQWILIVDYETGKVIERFPATLIQEPTAFTSDAPLDMYNNVLVFIVGGGSGARSEMHIFQCQSISAVQIVEDLKMLRSGKLVSQHREPNTAVTKKPSNTESYHQYTQDSDFETNAPLNDETSSTSSDRYEKDVFVLNHCFDDIEKFIARLQHTAAAARELERRIYNRKSKKRDPGEGLLTLRTRPPHEKEFMDIFSKFKLSFNLLAKLKAHIHDPNAPELVHFLFTPLALIVDASHDTEYDVKIPERVIDPLLTREAINLLINCVTSKETELWRSLGEAWTVPRDQWKGHVGAYHPVFFDGWSPDFSMVDESDGIRIITPPKLTRHAEPPQFSTEYEYDPKYNPPASPGFRDFSVRSDISNDSIERTNATHDQSSTLGWLEDIQSRHGKIAQVTYPRTANNDKELSVVRGEFIEILDDTRKWWKVRNILGQIGHVPHTIVTLYDYNDQHAVLYNSNKAGNYGRSRSSSKIHS is encoded by the exons ATGGCCTATCATCGACCTGCCGAAGGAAATTACTCCGAAGATGAGTTTGAATCTCGCGTTGGCAGTGATCTGGACAGTAAACCAACCTATTTGCTGGAACATTTGGCCACATTCACGGTGAACAAAGATTCGGGCATCGTTTATCCGGCTGATGGAATGAATCGGCTGTTACAATTGGAAAAGACAACGGGTATTTGGTCGCAGAAAATGCAACTGTGTTTGGACCGGCAATGGATACTGATAGTTGACTATGAAACGGGG AAAGTTATCGAAAGATTTCCGGCTACACTAATCCAAGAACCTACTGCCTTCACCAGCGACGCACCTCTAGACATGTACAACAATGTGCTGGTTTTCATTGTTGGAGGTGGATCTGGTGCCCGATCTGAAATGCACATTTTTCAA TGCCAAAGTATATCAGCCGTGCAAATCGTAGAAGATCTGAAAATGTTACGAAGTGGAAAACTGGTTAGCCAACATCGTGAGCCAAACACTGCTGTTACCAAGAAACCGTCCAACACCGAATCATATCACCAATATACTCAGGACAGTGATTTCGAGACGAATGCTCCATTGAACGACGAGACCAGTTCCACGTCTAGCGACCGTTACGAAAAAGATGTCTTTGTTCTAAATCATTGCTTTGACGACATCGAAAAGTTTATCGCTCGACTGCAACACACGGCTGCAGCTGCTCGCGAATTGGAACGACGCATTTACAATCGAAAGTCAAAAAAACGAGATCCTGGCGAAGGATTGCTAACGTTGCGAACGAGACCGCCGCACGAGAAGGAATTCATGGACATTTTCTCCAAATTCAAATTGTCGTTCAATTTGCTGGCCAAGCTTAAAGCTCACATCCACGACCCGAATGCACCCGAATTGGTTCATTTTCTGTTCACGCCACTCGCACTGATCGTTGATGCATCACATGATACCGAATACGATGTGAAGATACCGGAACGGGTGATCGATCCATTGCTGACACGAGAGGCTATAAATCTATTGATAAACTGTGTGACCAGCAAGGAAACCGAATTATGGAGATCGTTAGGCGAGGCTTGGACAGTTCCTAGGGACCAATGGAAAGGACATGTTGGCGCTTATCATCCGGTGTTTTTTGACGGTTGGTCACCGGACTTTTCAATGGTTGACGAATCAGATGGGATTCGGATAATTACACCGCCAAAGTTGACGCGACACGCTGAACCGCCACAATTTTCGACCGAATACGAATACGACCCCAAATACAATCCGCCGGCAAGTCCGGGCTTTCGGGATTTTAGTGTACGCAGTGACATTTCCAATGATTCGATTGAAAGAACGAATGCAACGCATGATCAATCGTCGACACTCGGATGGTTGGAAGACATTCAATCACGGCATGGAAAAATCGCTCAAGTCACTTATCCTCGGACGGCTAACAATGACAAAGAGTTGTCCGTTGTTCGTGGGGAATTTATTGAG ATTCTTGATGATACGCGAAAGTGGTGGAAGGTGCGAAATATACTAGGCCAAATCGGTCATGTGCCTCATACGATAGTTACGCTGTACGACTATAACGACCAGCATGCTGTCCTGTACAATTCTAATAAAGCTGGTAATTATGGACGCAGTCGATCCAGCAGCAAAATCCACAGTTAG